A genomic region of Papaver somniferum cultivar HN1 chromosome 7, ASM357369v1, whole genome shotgun sequence contains the following coding sequences:
- the LOC113293948 gene encoding uncharacterized protein LOC113293948 gives MGLPTTPHPTPYSVGWVNSSSMQRITHQCVIKFSFVGYEESVICDVIDMNATHLILGRPWQYDVRAVHNCFEYTYTFYKDGKRGTLFSSKSFSVIQECSDCKTTALVATIFLSLHSSHTLILMKTPNLCRSAKDHINHLSQLFKVLYDNSLFVNLKKCTFMSSEVTFLGYVISSKAPILALPDFSKPFQVDCDASIIGIGAVLSQEGHPVSYHSEKNSNTPKKWSIYELELLALVQALKQWHTYLVHQEFVINTDNHALKYLQTSSKVKQGHIVATIQNQSFAFDYIKEVYGEDDDFKSLWEQCSSLAHGVDDFLIQDGFLFKGNRLFIPNGSLRRELHGSGLGGHFGRDKTIALVEERYY, from the exons ATGGGTTTACCAACTACACCACATCCTACTCCTTATTCTGTAGGTTGGGTGAATAGTTCCTCTATGCAGAGAATTACTCATCAGTGTGttattaagttttcttttgtTGGATATGAAGAATCTGTGATATGTGATGTTATTGATATGAATGCAACACATCTCATACTTGGAAGACCATGGCAGTATGATGTTAGAGCAGTTCATAACTGTTTTGAGTATACTTATACCTTTTACAAAGATGGTAAAAGAGGGACTCTATTTTCTTCCAAGTCTTTTTCAGTGATTCAAGAATGTAGTGATTGCAAGACTACTGCATTGGTGGCTACTATATTTCTTTCTTTACACTCATCTCACACTTTGATTCTCATGAAGACACCAAACCTATG CAGAAGTGCAAAAGATCATATCAATCATCTTTCTCAGTTGTTCAAAGTTTTGTATGACAATTCTTTGTTTGTGAACTTGAAGAAATGCACATTTATGTCATCTGAAGTTACCTTCTTGGGATATGTTATCTCTTCCAAAG CTCCTATCCTCGCACTGCCTGACTTTTCCAAGCCTTTTCAAGTTGATTGTGATGCTTCTATTATTGGAATTGGAGCTGTTTTGTCTCAGGAAGGACATCCAGTTTCTTACCATAGTGAAAAGAACTCTAATACTCCAAAAAAGTGGTCTATATATGAATTGGAATTGCTTGCTCTTGTACAAGCTCTTAAACAGTGGCATACATATTTGGTTCATCAAGAATTTGTGATTAATACTGATAATCATGCTTTGAAATATCTCCAGACTTCATCTAAGGTTAAAC AAGGCCATATTGTGGCAACTATTCAAAATCAGAGTTTTGCTTTTGATTATATCAAAGAGGTTTAtggtgaggatgatgacttcaagTCACTTTGGGAACAATGCAGTTCTTTAGCTCATggagttgatgattttcttattcaAGATGGTTTTTTATTTAAAGGTAATCGTCTTTTCATTCCTAATGGTTCTTTACGTCGTGAACTGCATGGAAGTGGACTTGGTGGCCATTTTGGCAGAGATAAAACTATTGCACTTGTAGAGGAACGTTATTATTAG